One window of the Diospyros lotus cultivar Yz01 chromosome 12, ASM1463336v1, whole genome shotgun sequence genome contains the following:
- the LOC127787462 gene encoding uncharacterized protein LOC127787462 → MVKLGCTIDGNLNDSKFSQPMPWIGIYIAAASALCAIAMAVDALYGFRHRKYWFPCKFFSLNATTLTLIGVTIKLSVDLNTSMPRPRDQLVKLSSSTLICTVMGNSMPSLGTTENKEIFMNIMALGILVITAIVNICIELGTGVIYVYWKEHAFLMFLMLVLLASLTSSALIVPTTKHYFDLKYTKKLKMAMEECYKRTGKKSVVEKLKGDLTKFWMMANTCAPQFVIGRSATCTASGAFCLLAAMTLTQAILRTYFIPRSFKFCSGESEYKWSITLIFVTQVIAVVAGTIAPALRWFNAINFKCPRKASMPAKRSSNLEWYWISRLVEWKESPLELEMSGRLCKKIVHDTKKLVLGFCIQVQTGIVMVSKWVMLVSIFFMSFLRLCYYYCAELKKLLKIKCNNSLGDNDSGSGSLPGPELDLSRFVLHLEGEEELVDVMMENNKNITEYWYLMGKRKQPENLIQLVEKSTSRQVLNGVSEFDNDEVPSLEAEEPPNSWALPVVTLTAIAVALPGIERHLVKQLIRSVCEGLAYVKVVENNLNDKKEFKNVSKAAETLWLEIHVYGKWLDVDLHKISLQAKGPEKVLKEFADIAKNRFFEFHKNGSLQCLRESPSKWSIKMVAANIMYRISQTILLDYEARDYDGSERLFERLIVMIADILSACLTNLPRAMLMECHQSTIEEREENVRRTIILLGKAERILELLGQLQLPSLDLEQLAYIDDWRSLRKQKASGHLDSSSTITGKPCSGSFHMYLTIE, encoded by the coding sequence ATGGTAAAGCTTGGATGCACCATCGATGGTAACCTCAATGACTCAAAATTCAGTCAGCCGATGCCATGGATCGGCATCTACATCGCCGCTGCATCTGCTCTCTGCGCAATCGCCATGGCCGTCGACGCCTTGTACGGCTTCCGCCACCGCAAGTACTGGTTCCCCTGCAAATTCTTCTCTCTCAACGCCACCACTCTGACTCTCATAGGCGTCACCATCAAATTGTCGGTGGACCTCAACACCTCCATGCCTCGCCCCAGGGATCAGCTCGTGAAGCTCAGCAGCTCCACCTTGATCTGCACTGTGATGGGTAATTCCATGCCTTCTCTTGGGACAACGGAAAACAAGGAAATTTTCATGAACATCATGGCTTTGGGGATTCTTGTTATTACTGCAATTGTGAACATTTGCATCGAACTGGGGACTGGGGTTATTTATGTGTACTGGAAAGAGCATGCTTTTCTTATGTTTCTTATGCTTGTTTTGCTTGCAAGTTTGACTTCTTCTGCTCTAATTGTCCCAACTACGAAACATTACTTTGACCTGAAGTACACTAAGAAACTTAAAATGGCTATGGAAGAATGCTACAAAAGAACTGGGAAGAAGTCGGTGGTTGAGAAACTGAAAGGGGATCTAACAAAATTTTGGATGATGGCAAATACCTGTGCCCCGCAGTTTGTGATAGGCCGATCAGCGACCTGCACTGCCTCCGGTGCGTTCTGCCTTCTGGCTGCGATGACCTTAACGCAAGCTATCCTTCGAACTTACTTCATCCCGAGGTCATTCAAATTTTGCAGTGGGGAGTCGGAATATAAGTGGTCGATTACTTTGATTTTTGTAACCCAAGTTATTGCAGTGGTTGCAGGGACTATTGCCCCTGCTCTTAGGTGGTTTAATGCAATTAATTTTAAGTGCCCAAGGAAAGCAAGTATGCCTGCGAAACGCAGTTCTAATCTGGAGTGGTACTGGATCTCGAGATTGGTAGAATGGAAGGAATCTCCATTGGAATTAGAAATGTCTGGCAGGCTCTGCAAAAAAATTGTCCATGACACAAAAAAGCTAGTTCTGGGTTTCTGTATTCAAGTTCAGACTGGGATAGTGATGGTGAGCAAATGGGTGATGTTggtttccattttctttatgaGCTTTCTCCGGCTATGCTATTACTACTGCGCGGAATTGAAGAAGCTGCtcaaaattaaatgtaataataGCCTCGGAGACAATGACTCAGGATCCGGATCACTGCCTGGCCCAGAGCTAGATCTCAGTCGTTTTGTTTTGCATCTTGAAGGTGAAGAAGAATTGGTTGATGTGATGATGGAAAACAATAAGAACATTACTGAATATTGGTACTTGATGGGGAAAAGGAAACAGCCAGAGAATCTCATACAACTTGTGGAGAAATCCACGTCCCGTCAAGTACTTAATGGAGTAAGCGAGTTTGATAATGACGAGGTTCCTTCTCTGGAAGCTGAAGAACCTCCCAATTCTTGGGCTCTTCCGGTGGTGACACTAACAGCTATTGCAGTTGCGCTCCCTGGTATTGAACGCCATTTAGTTAAACAGTTGATAAGAAGCGTATGTGAAGGCCTTGCATATGTGAAAGTTGTGGAGAATAACCTGAATGACAAAAAAGAGTTTAAAAATGTAAGTAAGGCAGCTGAAACTTTGTGGCTGGAAATTCATGTGTATGGCAAATGGCTGGATGTGGATCTCCACAAGATATCTCTCCAAGCAAAAGGCCCAGAAAAGGTACTAAAAGAGTTTGCTGATATTGCGAAGAACAGGTTTTTTGAATTCCATAAGAATGGTTCTCTTCAATGTCTTAGGGAGAGCCCTTCCAAGTGGTCCATCAAGATGGTGGCCGCCAATATCATGTACAGAATAAGTCAAACTATTTTGTTGGATTATGAAGCCAGAGACTATGATGGTAGTGAGAGATTATTTGAAAGGTTGATTGTCATGATAGCTGACATATTATCTGCTTGTCTAACCAACTTACCGAGAGCTATGCTTATGGAATGCCATCAGAGCACCATTGAGGAACGGGAAGAAAATGTCCGCCGCACAATAATTCTACTTGGAAAGGCAGAAAGGATATTGGAACTTCTTGGTCAGCTACAACTTCCAAGTTTAGATCTAGAGCAACTGGCATATATTGATGACTGGCGGTCATTAAGGAAGCAGAAGGCTTCTGGGCATCTCGATTCTTCTTCAACAATCACTGGTAAACCTTGTTCTGGTTCATTTCACATGTACCTAACCATTGAATAG